One segment of Desulfovibrio inopinatus DSM 10711 DNA contains the following:
- a CDS encoding gamma-glutamylcyclotransferase, producing the protein MTASVLYFAYGSNLDETDLRAWCGRNGVEYPLGKSHGRAWLPDMECIFDLYSKARQGGVLDIHRRVGQCVPGALFEVDVSGLAVLDRKENAPVSYQRLPVNVLLPDGRCVAAVTYQGVTPQTEYIEPHGEYVEIVRRGLVAYDHSTVQLLASVRGTCPDIHVDRLFVYGTLMHAEVRFPLLKHVGAHMCSNATTGGQLFDLGTYPGLRLGSNAVVHGEVYHLPDMEAAMPLFDNVEAFYGYGMSENEYERRIISVELEDGTGMQAWCYVYVMDVLPSQRMIISGNWRHRMENEIHR; encoded by the coding sequence ATGACAGCGTCCGTATTATACTTTGCATACGGGTCAAATCTTGATGAAACCGACCTTCGAGCATGGTGTGGCCGAAATGGGGTGGAGTACCCTCTGGGGAAATCACATGGTCGGGCATGGCTGCCGGACATGGAGTGCATTTTTGATCTGTATTCAAAAGCGCGTCAGGGCGGTGTCCTCGATATACACCGGAGAGTTGGGCAATGTGTGCCGGGCGCACTTTTCGAAGTCGATGTGTCCGGGTTGGCTGTCTTGGACCGGAAGGAGAATGCACCTGTTTCGTATCAACGTCTTCCCGTCAATGTGCTGTTACCAGACGGGAGATGTGTTGCCGCGGTAACGTATCAAGGCGTCACCCCGCAAACCGAGTATATTGAGCCACATGGTGAATATGTGGAAATCGTTCGGCGTGGCCTTGTGGCATACGATCACAGTACGGTTCAATTGCTGGCGAGTGTCCGCGGAACTTGTCCTGATATCCATGTGGACAGACTTTTTGTGTATGGCACGCTGATGCATGCGGAAGTGCGTTTTCCTCTGCTGAAACACGTTGGTGCGCATATGTGCTCCAACGCGACAACAGGCGGACAGCTCTTTGATCTTGGAACGTATCCAGGGCTGAGACTCGGAAGCAATGCGGTGGTGCATGGTGAAGTGTACCACTTGCCCGACATGGAAGCGGCGATGCCACTTTTTGACAATGTCGAAGCGTTTTATGGATATGGTATGTCGGAAAACGAATATGAACGCCGTATTATTTCTGTTGAGTTGGAGGATGGAACGGGTATGCAGGCTTGGTGTTATGTCTATGTGATGGATGTATTACCGTCACAGCGCATGATTATTTCTGGAAACTGGAGACACCGGATGGAGAATGAAATACATCGTTAA
- a CDS encoding nicotinate-nucleotide adenylyltransferase gives MRSQSGASGDTVYRLGVIHGRFQVFHNDHLRYVLAGKQLCDHLVVGITNPDPGLTGHDTADPKRSRAESNPLTYYERQWLVRVSLLEAGVNGNAFTVTPFPVNSPELYLYYVPLDAVFFLTIYDDWGRRKRELFTSLGLDIHVLWECSPQDKGLSGTDVRRAMAEGNDWESQVPAAAVSLLRQWKIPERLAGLSIV, from the coding sequence ATGCGGTCTCAATCCGGGGCCAGCGGAGACACCGTATATCGACTCGGTGTCATTCATGGCCGATTCCAGGTGTTTCATAACGATCACTTACGCTATGTGTTAGCGGGAAAGCAGCTTTGCGATCATCTTGTGGTGGGCATTACGAATCCTGATCCCGGGTTGACGGGACATGATACAGCCGACCCCAAACGAAGCCGGGCCGAATCCAACCCGTTAACATATTATGAGCGGCAATGGCTTGTACGTGTTTCTCTGCTTGAAGCTGGAGTCAATGGCAATGCGTTCACGGTGACACCATTTCCCGTCAACTCCCCTGAACTCTATTTGTATTACGTTCCGTTGGATGCCGTCTTTTTTCTGACAATCTATGATGATTGGGGGCGGAGAAAGCGAGAACTCTTTACATCTCTTGGGCTTGATATTCATGTTTTGTGGGAATGTTCTCCTCAAGACAAAGGACTCAGTGGGACAGATGTCCGTCGGGCTATGGCCGAAGGAAACGATTGGGAGTCTCAAGTCCCGGCCGCAGCAGTGTCCTTATTACGTCAGTGGAAGATACCTGAACGTTTAGCAGGATTATCCATCGTATGA
- a CDS encoding alkaline phosphatase family protein, with amino-acid sequence MARKCILIVLDGLGDRSYPEFAGKTPLEAAHTPTLDEFARRGANGLFHAGHVGTPFSSENAHFPLFGYDQCDFPGRGALEALGAGVDLAADDVALLAHFVCLHERPEGVLLEQDDPKAEDIFYARLASQLEPFHHDGMTASFHRTKGRFGIIQLSGKPSVHITDTNPMVDGRFVSDIQPWAGLDPEEARIAHQTAECVREYLTYIHHALRDVPENIMRTESGLPPVNGMVTQRAGRLKTVMPFSHRFGLRGGLIASGSMYRGMGKYLGMQVLDQIQDHDPEVELAGRLQLAASLLDDFDFLHVHTKAPDQAAHRKDPLCKKNVIEALDKAIGRSAGALVDNPDVLVIVTADHSTPSRGPLIHSGEPTPVVMLGEGVRCDRVKRFSEIDSAAGVLGLVRGTELFHLVLNHLECATLTGIRDTPEAVLFWPGRYQPFRFSTRGDS; translated from the coding sequence ATGGCACGGAAATGCATTCTCATTGTCCTTGATGGACTTGGTGACCGATCGTATCCCGAGTTTGCCGGAAAGACACCACTTGAGGCAGCTCACACGCCAACGCTAGACGAGTTCGCTCGACGTGGCGCGAATGGACTGTTTCATGCTGGTCACGTCGGAACACCATTTTCAAGTGAAAACGCGCATTTTCCATTGTTTGGCTATGATCAATGTGATTTTCCCGGCCGTGGAGCTTTGGAAGCGTTGGGCGCGGGAGTGGATTTGGCGGCCGATGATGTGGCGTTGTTGGCGCATTTTGTCTGTTTGCATGAGCGTCCGGAAGGTGTTCTCTTGGAGCAGGACGATCCCAAAGCAGAAGACATCTTTTATGCGCGGTTGGCATCCCAACTTGAACCTTTTCATCATGACGGCATGACGGCATCCTTTCATCGTACAAAGGGTCGATTCGGCATTATCCAGTTGAGCGGGAAACCCAGCGTGCACATAACGGATACCAACCCTATGGTGGATGGACGTTTTGTGAGCGATATTCAACCATGGGCCGGCTTGGACCCTGAGGAGGCGCGGATTGCCCACCAGACCGCTGAATGTGTCCGGGAGTATCTGACGTACATTCACCACGCATTGCGTGATGTGCCGGAGAATATCATGCGGACCGAGTCCGGCTTGCCACCTGTTAACGGTATGGTGACCCAACGAGCGGGCCGGTTGAAAACGGTCATGCCGTTTTCCCATCGATTTGGTTTGCGGGGAGGACTCATTGCCTCCGGGAGCATGTACCGTGGCATGGGGAAGTATCTCGGCATGCAGGTCTTGGATCAGATTCAGGACCATGATCCAGAAGTCGAGCTTGCTGGACGTCTGCAATTGGCTGCCTCGCTCTTAGACGACTTTGACTTTCTTCATGTCCATACCAAAGCACCGGATCAAGCCGCGCATCGCAAAGATCCTCTATGCAAAAAAAACGTCATTGAGGCTTTGGATAAAGCCATTGGGCGATCGGCTGGCGCACTTGTCGACAATCCGGACGTGCTTGTTATCGTCACAGCAGATCACTCGACGCCGAGTCGAGGCCCACTTATTCATAGTGGAGAACCAACACCGGTGGTGATGTTGGGAGAAGGGGTGCGTTGCGACAGAGTCAAACGATTCAGCGAGATTGATTCCGCTGCTGGGGTATTGGGACTTGTCCGCGGAACCGAATTGTTCCATCTTGTTCTCAATCATCTTGAATGTGCCACGTTGACCGGAATACGAGATACGCCGGAAGCGGTGTTGTTTTGGCCTGGACGGTATCAGCCGTTTCGATTCAGCACACGTGGCGATTCATGA
- a CDS encoding PHP domain-containing protein: protein MMRFDLHVHTTISSCSTLKLDDILSHARAFGLDGVCLTDHDTMAIGHHVVEGIQADGLCIIIGMEYETPEGDILLFGPYENLTPGLPARTIFDHVNATGGAAIVAHPFRPGRSCADAIGREGLPHAGESVNGRNTPHANLQARSWLTQNGIAATGGSDAHTLEELGRVITHFPLPISSRADMITAIQRREFTPEITPRAPEAWRQEHGRITPIEIVHNTPFCTDRLSHVG from the coding sequence ATGATGCGATTCGATCTTCATGTTCACACCACCATTTCCTCGTGTAGCACCCTCAAGCTTGATGACATCCTGTCTCATGCCAGAGCGTTCGGGCTTGACGGGGTGTGTCTGACCGACCATGACACTATGGCGATAGGACACCATGTTGTTGAAGGGATACAAGCTGACGGGCTGTGCATCATTATCGGCATGGAGTACGAAACCCCCGAAGGCGATATACTGCTTTTCGGTCCGTATGAGAATCTCACTCCAGGGTTACCTGCTCGAACCATCTTCGACCATGTCAATGCCACCGGCGGAGCTGCCATCGTGGCACATCCATTTCGCCCCGGTCGTAGTTGTGCCGACGCCATTGGACGCGAAGGTTTGCCGCATGCCGGTGAATCCGTCAATGGCCGCAATACACCGCATGCCAACCTCCAGGCGCGATCATGGCTCACCCAAAACGGCATCGCCGCAACGGGCGGGAGTGATGCCCACACCCTCGAAGAACTCGGACGTGTTATCACGCATTTTCCTCTCCCCATCTCCAGCCGTGCGGACATGATTACAGCAATCCAACGCCGAGAATTCACGCCTGAAATTACCCCACGCGCTCCGGAAGCATGGCGCCAAGAACACGGTCGCATTACTCCCATCGAAATCGTACACAACACCCCATTCTGCACCGATAGACTGAGCCACGTCGGATAA
- a CDS encoding prepilin peptidase gives MSFDFNAYAQVFPFLAIVLGLVLGSFYNVCVHRYLTEQSIVFPGSHCPQCDHPLAWYENIPIISFLFLAGRCRYCKASIRWRYPILEALSGLWSYALAITFGPSLAYLLFMVIGGMYLVASFIDLDSFILPDIITYPAAVIAYLGSVFILDASPVLSGAAAVAGAGLFYLLNLLYRLSRGFDGLGLGDVKLMVSIGALVQLVGLPFSVLYASLSALLVSPFFLIGKKNKSRTPIPFGPFLCLGAMLYILFGPGIFSFLR, from the coding sequence ATGTCTTTTGATTTCAATGCGTATGCTCAGGTATTCCCGTTTCTCGCCATTGTGCTAGGGCTTGTCCTTGGCAGTTTTTACAATGTCTGTGTTCATCGCTACCTTACCGAACAATCCATTGTCTTTCCTGGATCACATTGTCCACAATGCGATCATCCCCTTGCCTGGTACGAGAATATTCCCATTATCTCTTTTCTCTTCCTTGCTGGACGGTGCCGTTATTGCAAGGCATCCATACGGTGGCGTTACCCTATTCTTGAGGCCCTTTCCGGACTCTGGTCGTATGCTTTAGCAATCACGTTCGGTCCGAGTTTGGCATATCTCCTCTTTATGGTTATCGGGGGCATGTATCTTGTCGCTTCATTCATTGATCTCGATAGCTTTATTCTTCCCGATATCATCACCTATCCCGCCGCCGTCATTGCCTATCTCGGAAGTGTGTTCATCCTCGACGCCAGCCCCGTCTTGTCAGGAGCAGCAGCCGTTGCCGGAGCTGGATTATTTTACCTGCTCAATCTTCTGTATCGCCTGTCCCGCGGCTTTGACGGACTTGGTCTCGGTGACGTGAAATTGATGGTATCCATCGGCGCTCTCGTTCAACTTGTTGGATTGCCATTCAGCGTGCTGTACGCCAGCCTCAGCGCCCTTCTCGTCAGCCCGTTTTTCCTTATTGGCAAAAAAAACAAATCCCGGACTCCAATTCCATTTGGTCCTTTTCTCTGCCTTGGCGCCATGTTGTATATCCTTTTCGGTCCAGGTATTTTTTCATTTTTACGATAA
- a CDS encoding L-serine ammonia-lyase, which produces MTAITLSIFDMLKVGPGPSSSHTIGPMRAGLDFLHIVPPEAASKAYSLRVRLFGSLSATGKGHGTDRAVTAGLLGTPPESCSALFLDELAAHPTKKFDITLPGKTLTFAVSDVIFSDIETNFPFSNTLVIDLLDEDQQVVFEREYYSVGGGFIQWKGWQPPQRGTPIHAYSTMAEFQALLAAKDISLHQAMLENEAAISGSSVKDIEAKLDMIRDVMINAVKTGLSSDGLLPGPLQVHSLAATLYASKTQNSCGQDDFMVGLNAYALAASEENARGHCIVTAPTCGAAGVVPGVLYALQNNLNVSDDSIRRGLLAATAIGFLCKHNASIAGAEVGCQGEIGVASAMAAAMLVSASNLHPRLCDHAAATALEHHLGMTCDPVMGYVQVPCIERNAMGAIKAYNAYLIAKIEKPAYHKVPLDAVIQAMAESGRDMNKKYKETSLGGLAVSLVNC; this is translated from the coding sequence ATGACGGCCATTACTCTTTCCATCTTCGATATGCTGAAAGTCGGTCCCGGTCCTTCGAGCTCCCATACCATTGGCCCTATGCGTGCCGGTCTGGATTTTCTTCATATTGTTCCGCCGGAAGCTGCCAGCAAAGCGTACTCGCTCCGCGTTCGTCTGTTCGGAAGTTTGAGTGCCACAGGGAAAGGACATGGAACAGATCGAGCTGTTACAGCCGGTCTTCTCGGAACGCCACCCGAAAGTTGTAGCGCGCTGTTTCTCGATGAACTCGCCGCTCATCCGACCAAGAAATTCGACATCACCTTGCCAGGCAAAACACTGACCTTTGCCGTTTCCGATGTCATCTTCAGTGATATCGAAACCAATTTTCCCTTCAGCAATACACTTGTCATCGACCTTCTGGATGAAGATCAGCAGGTTGTTTTCGAACGCGAATACTATTCTGTCGGAGGGGGATTCATTCAGTGGAAAGGTTGGCAACCTCCTCAGCGTGGTACTCCAATTCACGCATATAGCACCATGGCCGAGTTCCAAGCATTACTCGCAGCTAAAGATATTTCTCTCCATCAAGCCATGCTTGAAAACGAAGCGGCAATTTCCGGCTCAAGTGTCAAGGACATTGAAGCCAAACTCGATATGATTCGCGATGTCATGATCAATGCGGTAAAAACAGGCCTCTCTAGTGACGGCCTCTTGCCTGGCCCTCTTCAGGTACATAGCTTGGCCGCGACGCTTTACGCCTCCAAAACTCAGAACTCTTGCGGTCAAGACGACTTTATGGTTGGGCTCAATGCGTATGCTCTGGCCGCTTCAGAAGAAAACGCACGAGGGCACTGTATTGTCACGGCACCGACCTGTGGTGCTGCAGGAGTCGTCCCCGGTGTGTTGTATGCTTTACAAAACAATTTAAACGTATCCGACGACTCTATTCGACGTGGTCTCTTGGCGGCCACTGCCATCGGTTTTTTGTGCAAACACAATGCGAGCATTGCGGGCGCCGAAGTCGGATGTCAGGGAGAAATCGGTGTCGCCAGCGCCATGGCCGCAGCCATGCTCGTCAGTGCCTCGAATCTTCATCCCCGACTGTGTGATCATGCCGCCGCCACAGCATTGGAACATCACCTTGGCATGACCTGCGATCCGGTGATGGGATATGTCCAAGTTCCTTGCATAGAACGCAACGCCATGGGGGCCATTAAAGCCTACAACGCCTATCTCATCGCTAAAATTGAGAAACCAGCCTATCACAAAGTGCCGTTGGATGCCGTCATTCAAGCCATGGCCGAAAGTGGACGCGACATGAATAAAAAATACAAAGAAACCTCGCTGGGTGGTCTTGCCGTCAGTCTGGTCAACTGCTGA
- a CDS encoding aromatic amino acid transport family protein, with protein sequence MNKTSLSVILSMSFVVTGNMLGAGILALPIKTGLSGAVPSFVGIVVMWACMLTTACILASQKSLTQSETADLPTFFQHELGSAGKWVTVVANMIILYGLLVAYISGAADVLQSLFAEEVPQDALMVSFFVIATFLTLFGMALMQKGNAVIMILMWLTFGGLVIMAAKNMDTTRLTYTDWHYLPASLPIVVTAFHFHNIIPSICRTMNYDQKAIRTSFFLGTFIGLIMNLIWVVVVIAALPLDGPDQNTILNAFEHNLPATVPLEAIIKTPGFMTCSLVFALLAMCAAYMANGTALTSFVRDLSTTYLRSSNIWLARAITFIPPLIVAIAFPNVFLDAIGLVGGVGIDVIFGILPGFLLVKYQTGMLKKLGWLLIAIFTIVLIYEIGQELGLLHIHPEAKYWNAKFHTS encoded by the coding sequence ATGAACAAGACTTCCCTCAGCGTGATATTGTCCATGTCCTTCGTCGTAACCGGCAATATGCTTGGTGCGGGCATTCTGGCTCTCCCCATCAAAACCGGTCTCTCCGGCGCGGTACCCTCGTTTGTCGGAATTGTGGTGATGTGGGCCTGTATGCTGACAACGGCGTGTATTCTTGCCAGCCAAAAAAGTCTGACCCAAAGTGAGACCGCCGATCTTCCCACATTCTTTCAACATGAATTGGGTTCTGCCGGCAAATGGGTGACCGTCGTCGCCAATATGATCATTCTCTACGGACTCCTTGTCGCATATATCAGCGGCGCAGCCGATGTCCTTCAAAGTTTGTTCGCCGAAGAAGTCCCACAAGATGCTCTTATGGTTTCATTTTTTGTCATTGCCACCTTTCTCACACTCTTCGGCATGGCACTCATGCAAAAAGGCAATGCCGTCATTATGATTCTCATGTGGCTCACGTTCGGTGGCCTCGTTATCATGGCTGCCAAAAACATGGACACCACTCGACTTACATATACAGATTGGCACTACCTTCCCGCCTCGTTACCCATTGTTGTCACGGCATTCCATTTTCATAATATCATTCCGTCTATCTGTCGTACGATGAATTATGACCAGAAAGCAATTCGCACATCGTTTTTTCTAGGTACTTTTATTGGACTTATCATGAATCTTATCTGGGTTGTCGTCGTCATTGCAGCCTTACCCCTTGACGGTCCAGACCAAAATACAATCTTAAACGCGTTTGAACACAACCTTCCTGCAACAGTTCCGCTTGAAGCCATCATCAAAACGCCCGGCTTCATGACGTGTTCATTGGTGTTCGCTCTATTGGCCATGTGCGCTGCATATATGGCGAACGGTACGGCATTAACCAGCTTCGTACGAGACCTGTCCACGACCTATCTTCGTTCATCAAATATTTGGCTGGCTCGGGCCATTACCTTTATTCCACCGCTCATTGTTGCCATTGCATTTCCCAATGTCTTTTTAGATGCCATTGGCCTCGTCGGTGGCGTTGGCATTGATGTCATTTTCGGTATTCTCCCCGGATTTCTTCTCGTGAAATATCAAACAGGGATGCTAAAAAAACTCGGTTGGCTTCTTATTGCGATTTTTACGATTGTTCTCATCTATGAAATTGGCCAAGAGCTTGGTCTGCTTCATATCCATCCTGAGGCCAAATATTGGAACGCCAAATTCCACACATCATAA
- the msrB gene encoding peptide-methionine (R)-S-oxide reductase MsrB produces MRRVAWTLASILALTITFVISAACSQNGSEKSMEQTKAGHLETATLAGGCFWCVEAALEKVPGVVDVVSGYAGGTAKNPTYQQVSSGQTDYVEAVQVRFDPSKTSYEKILDAFWHQIDPTDGGGQFADRGSQYKTAVFYHTDDQKRVAEKSKAELAASGRFHKTLVTPIKPFTTFYPAETYHQDYYKKDPERYSSYRELSGRGPYLRQVWGTETKKDTHYTKPSDAELKKTLTPLQYSVTQKEGTEPAFQNEYFDNKKPGIYVDIVSGEPLFSSTDKFKSGTGWPSFTKPLVEENIVEKSDNSLFMTRIEVRSKHADSHLGHVFPDGPQPTGLRYCINSASLRFIPKEDMSKEGYGEYLSVFE; encoded by the coding sequence ATGCGTAGAGTCGCTTGGACGTTAGCAAGCATTTTGGCGTTAACAATAACCTTCGTCATATCGGCTGCGTGTAGTCAAAACGGATCGGAGAAATCCATGGAGCAAACGAAAGCAGGTCACCTTGAAACTGCCACCCTTGCAGGGGGATGTTTCTGGTGTGTGGAAGCCGCATTGGAAAAAGTGCCGGGAGTTGTCGACGTTGTTTCAGGGTATGCTGGTGGAACGGCAAAAAATCCTACTTATCAGCAGGTGTCTTCAGGGCAAACCGATTATGTTGAAGCGGTTCAAGTTCGGTTCGACCCATCAAAAACGTCTTACGAGAAAATCTTGGATGCGTTCTGGCATCAAATCGACCCCACGGATGGAGGCGGTCAGTTTGCCGACAGGGGATCGCAATATAAAACCGCAGTTTTTTATCATACTGACGACCAAAAGCGGGTTGCCGAGAAGAGTAAAGCCGAATTGGCCGCTTCGGGACGGTTTCATAAAACGTTGGTAACCCCAATTAAACCGTTCACAACATTCTATCCTGCTGAGACCTATCATCAAGATTACTATAAGAAAGATCCTGAACGATATTCCTCCTATCGGGAGTTGTCTGGCCGTGGTCCATATCTGCGGCAAGTGTGGGGGACAGAGACGAAAAAGGATACCCACTATACCAAGCCCAGCGATGCGGAGCTGAAAAAAACACTGACACCACTTCAGTATTCGGTGACGCAGAAAGAAGGAACGGAACCGGCTTTTCAAAACGAGTATTTCGACAATAAGAAGCCGGGGATTTATGTTGATATCGTTTCGGGCGAACCACTGTTCAGCTCAACGGACAAGTTTAAGTCGGGGACAGGGTGGCCGAGCTTCACCAAGCCGCTTGTTGAGGAAAATATTGTTGAAAAAAGTGACAACAGCCTGTTCATGACTCGCATTGAGGTGCGAAGCAAACACGCGGATTCCCATCTCGGTCACGTCTTTCCGGATGGCCCGCAACCGACAGGACTCCGTTATTGTATCAATTCAGCTTCTTTGCGGTTCATTCCTAAGGAAGACATGAGCAAAGAAGGGTATGGAGAATACCTGTCTGTGTTCGAATAA
- a CDS encoding GDSL-type esterase/lipase family protein translates to MQPNVSMPLAIAFLGDSLTQGWGQLPHEAFPARLQAMLNQAGETVRVSNFGISGDTTADALSRLPLVLASKPDIVVVALGINDAYQGIAVEVATANLVEICTHVVDTHANLILVGAFAPLNHGNMQREAYRTMYSQLAEQFNAVLMPDILESVAGNPDLTHPDGVHPNALGYERIALRFFPLVSDVASKRRKPT, encoded by the coding sequence GTGCAACCCAATGTCAGCATGCCCCTTGCCATTGCGTTTCTCGGCGATAGCCTGACCCAAGGATGGGGACAGTTGCCGCATGAAGCCTTTCCCGCCCGATTGCAAGCCATGCTTAATCAGGCCGGAGAGACTGTTCGGGTTTCAAACTTCGGCATTTCCGGAGATACAACGGCGGACGCGTTGTCCAGATTGCCTCTTGTTCTTGCGAGCAAGCCGGATATTGTTGTCGTTGCGCTCGGAATAAACGACGCATATCAGGGGATAGCGGTTGAAGTTGCTACCGCTAATCTTGTCGAAATTTGTACACACGTTGTTGATACGCATGCGAATCTTATTCTTGTTGGAGCCTTTGCCCCGTTAAACCATGGAAATATGCAGCGCGAGGCGTATCGAACGATGTATTCGCAATTGGCGGAGCAATTCAATGCGGTACTTATGCCGGATATTCTTGAAAGTGTCGCCGGGAATCCTGACCTGACACATCCCGATGGCGTTCATCCCAATGCTTTGGGGTACGAACGCATTGCTCTTCGCTTTTTTCCCCTTGTCAGCGATGTCGCTTCGAAACGTCGCAAACCTACCTGA
- a CDS encoding sensor domain-containing protein: MTHPHEFYRFLLDTSLHWELFEDTSGTIVYCSSACVEYTGYTPERFLKDSQFLECLIHKDHQEAYGRYKEAVLSGTSSEELIVQMKRVDGSVISLEFTGRRVQQGDQAITGVRTTVRRVQCEELSSGSSCIDMEHDPLTGLFNRKGILERLGTLLTHAEQNKNFSYAVIYLDIDRLKKVNDALGPSYGDELIRQVGQRLSCSSCDATWLGRLNGDEFLVLLQDINAAGVMRRVKELKAHLAQPFILSDHEVSITASIGIVLSPALYQRPEDLLRNANIAMRRAKLTRHRFKVFNSRLLEESVKTMEIEVGLNQGLARGEFFLQYQPIISLEKEILTGLEALIRWRHPKWGVISPTEFLPVAEATDFIVPLGNWVLKQACSDLVKLKATRSDMQELSISVNLSARQLAQYDLVDQVEKALAESGLEPQYLKLEITETVAMENPHLTAQRLHMLKAKGVRISIDDFGTGYSSLSYLQLLPLDSLKVDRSFVSRMHDNPDKRKIVRSVINLAHNLHLDVVAEGVEVAEQWSMLKVLDCEDGQGFYMSKPLGLDKVADLDVVGIIKR, from the coding sequence ATGACTCATCCCCATGAATTTTATCGTTTTTTGCTGGACACCTCACTTCATTGGGAACTCTTTGAAGACACCTCTGGGACCATTGTATATTGTTCTTCGGCCTGTGTAGAATACACAGGATATACGCCGGAACGATTTTTGAAAGATTCCCAATTTCTTGAATGTTTGATCCATAAAGATCACCAGGAAGCCTACGGCCGATATAAAGAAGCCGTTCTTTCAGGGACGTCATCGGAAGAACTCATTGTTCAGATGAAACGTGTCGACGGTTCCGTTATTTCGCTAGAATTCACTGGGCGCCGTGTTCAGCAAGGAGACCAAGCGATCACAGGTGTTCGTACGACGGTTCGTCGTGTGCAATGTGAAGAATTGTCTTCCGGTTCGTCATGTATTGATATGGAGCATGATCCATTAACAGGACTTTTTAATCGGAAAGGCATTCTCGAGCGTCTGGGAACACTCCTTACGCATGCAGAGCAAAATAAAAATTTCAGTTATGCTGTCATATACCTGGATATTGATCGCCTAAAGAAAGTCAACGATGCGCTTGGTCCGTCCTATGGAGATGAGCTCATCCGGCAAGTCGGTCAGCGTTTGTCTTGCTCGTCTTGCGATGCAACGTGGCTTGGTCGACTCAATGGCGATGAGTTTCTTGTTTTATTACAAGATATCAATGCGGCAGGAGTTATGCGTCGCGTCAAAGAACTCAAAGCGCACTTGGCCCAGCCGTTTATTTTATCTGATCATGAAGTCTCCATTACGGCCAGCATTGGCATTGTACTGAGTCCGGCTTTGTATCAGCGTCCGGAAGATTTGTTACGAAATGCCAATATTGCCATGCGGCGAGCGAAACTGACTCGCCACCGTTTCAAGGTGTTCAATTCAAGGCTACTTGAAGAGTCCGTGAAAACAATGGAGATTGAGGTAGGTCTGAATCAAGGATTGGCTCGTGGTGAGTTCTTTTTGCAATATCAACCTATTATCTCACTTGAAAAAGAAATTCTGACTGGGCTTGAAGCCCTCATTCGTTGGCGCCATCCCAAATGGGGAGTGATATCGCCGACGGAATTTTTGCCTGTGGCCGAAGCAACGGATTTTATTGTTCCTCTCGGTAACTGGGTTCTCAAGCAAGCATGTAGCGATCTCGTTAAGCTCAAAGCAACCCGTTCGGATATGCAGGAGCTGTCAATCAGCGTTAATCTGTCTGCTCGGCAGCTTGCTCAATATGATCTTGTTGACCAGGTTGAAAAAGCACTGGCGGAATCCGGTCTTGAACCGCAGTATCTTAAACTTGAAATTACCGAAACCGTTGCGATGGAAAATCCTCATCTCACGGCTCAGCGGCTTCATATGTTGAAAGCCAAAGGAGTTCGAATTAGCATTGACGATTTCGGTACAGGATATTCTTCTTTAAGCTATCTCCAGCTCCTTCCGTTGGACAGTCTCAAAGTCGATCGATCATTTGTCAGTCGCATGCATGATAATCCAGACAAACGAAAGATTGTGCGATCGGTCATCAATCTTGCGCATAATCTCCATCTTGATGTTGTTGCAGAAGGAGTGGAGGTGGCCGAACAATGGTCCATGCTCAAAGTGTTAGATTGCGAGGATGGCCAGGGCTTTTATATGTCGAAACCTTTGGGACTCGATAAAGTTGCGGACCTTGATGTGGTCGGAATCATCAAACGTTGA